The genome window TCGAATTAAATCAGACGATTTCGATGCATATGGTGGGCTTAATTTCGCAACTAAAATATATTTGTGGGGCAGCCTCGTCCTGGAAACGTACATTTGACCTCTCGATCATGAGGCTGACAGTTTTCTACTGCGCTACTGCTACCCCCTGGCACTTTCAGAGTGGCCTGGACATTTGGCCAATCATACTTACAGGTCACAGACACACTTTGAAATCATAGAACTCTGTTGCTATTATTGGTCCTCTGTGTTTGAAGATTGAGAAAATTTAGTGCTGCACTGGATGTAGATTCTCATCAATTTCCGGTTGCTGTGGTGACTGGTTGCAAAACAAATGGTGCTTGATATTGtattcatgttttgaaatgcaTATTTTATAGAGGCAATATTGTATGTTAGGGTTACTACTTACTATTTGATAAGTTCACAAATACTTCTGACCTACAAGGGTTAACAagagtcattcagtcacatGGAGAGTTATCAGGATCAATATTCTTGTTCTGCAGCATCGATTGCCTGATGCGATTTGATGAAAGAAGCAAAAACAACTTCAATGCCTGTCACCAATCCAGGTGTTATAACTCAAGGAGTGCCCGAGTCAGTTGACTTCAGTGTTTTAGCAAACCGCAACAGAATTCATATCAGGAAGGGGCAGATATATTTTTGGTTTTTAGCTTATTGAAGGCCTGAATCTTCATCGTAAAGAAGAGTGCTGTTGCTGTAGACTCCTGTTTCTCTATTGACCCGTCTTTGGCCAGGACAGACCTTTGTAGATCAGATGTGCTTCCCTTCTACCTTTGAAACTTGTGTAATTTGTGGTTTTGGGTTACTGGTAAATAGTCTAAACATGGTTTTATTAAGATGTTGTACATATGTGACTGTTATCTGTTGTGTATTTAACATGTCATCTGGTACATTTTTACAGCAGTATATTAAATAAACCAATATTAAATATATTTGGATATTTGCACTTTTCACTAGTTTGCATGTCAGCCAGCAGGTGTCCATCAATGCTTTGTCAAATCATTCactggtatacatgtacctggagGACTTTTCAATCGTATTGGATGATGCATATTATTCAGGATTTAATCCATGCACGCAGGAGCTTTATGAGCTGATTATAAGTGTTATACAAGTATGAATGGATAGCCCAGGCCACAATCTCTTACCAAGGCAGGAGACTCCCTTAGGTTTCTTTGACAGTATACAGGAATATATTCTGATTGAAGGGTATAACTCTATAAACTATAAtttacaaacaaacacacatgtTTTATTATTTATATAAGTTATACAAACTTGATGGTTTTCATCAAGAGCAGACACTGTCTCTATGCACTCTCACTTGTTTATCCTaaatcattttcacaaaatGTTCCAAAAGACAACCTTGTGTACATGATGTGTTATCTCACACTACAATATGCTGCTCTCCAATACCCCTGTCATATTATTATTTACATTGGTACAATGTTCCTTGCTCTATCTTTCCAACTGACAAATATTCAGTATTTGCAGCAGATTGTAATCGGGACATTTCATTCAATGGGATGCTGCAAAGAGCGGTGCATTGTGGCAGGGAGGAGTATAATCGTCCTTGCCACCCACGTCCATGCCCAAGTGTCACTTTAAGATCTTCCTGTGTCCAAATATCATGCCGCATTCAAATCTAAGCAATAAGGGAAGACTAGTAACCCTTCCTTCCTCTAAACCGTGTCCTCATATCAAGCTGAAACAAAGAagggaaaatattgaaataaaagcCTGAAAGCATCTGTaaattgacatacatgtaagttCAAGGACGTGGTTTCACCCTGGTAACGCTAACTCCACGATGCCAACAATACACTAAATAAGCCATAGTCACCTGGTACGTGGTAACAAATTGGATCAACCAAGTACCCGAGATGTCACAATGATCAAATTTCCTAGCTGTAGTATAAGTTACCTGCCAACCCACTTCATGATTGAATGGAGACTAAATATTCTTACCACTGATCTTTTACATTCAAAAAATGCAACCCTGAGAGCATGACATTCACTTGGGACCTTAGCATCATGTCCCTGTCGTAGACATTCTAAAGGAGTATTTTTATCCTGAAATGGGATGAGAAATATTTTTAGCCCAATGATTTTCATTTCTAAGACCTACATCACCTCAGAATGGTGTGGCAGACTTGCTAAGAAACACACTTTACACAATAATAAAATGCCCTTCTACACTGCCAGTCCCAAAATGATGTGTCCCCCTCCAAAAAGGAATTACTCTTCTGTTATCTTCTGGAATTTGCATGCCAAAATCATGTTAAAGTCCCAAACTTCATAAAGATCACTATTCAGGTACCTACAAGTCGGACGCAGTCACTTTTTAAAAGGCATTCCTTTAGGTCTTCTCTCAAGCCTGAACAAGCTACATTCGATGGAGGTCGATCCTCTTCCTCAATTCCATACTTTGGCATTTTGCAATAATAAGAAGCCTGAAAAGAAAGGACAATTTTTTAGAGTAAgtaatggcaacaataaaattaATTAACTTTAttccaaaatattgaaaattttgaagaatGCTCTTACACAGTGTCACAACCGCAAAATCTCCGACATTGACAACTTCACACATGCCCATATAAGACTTTATTTTGGCTACCATATAttgggttaaaaataataaatccGGTATTTGAGAGGAATGACCTCCACCTTGCTTGGCAATGGTTCTTGCCAGGACCAACAAATCTATTCTCGGACAAAGGGGTAATTTCCATTTAACGAAATCCGAAGGTCATTCACTTGCTTCTATGATGAAAATCATATATGATGATGCACAGTGCATATTCTATTTTgtcaaaaagaggaaaaagaacATAATATTTGCCTTCTTCCAAATGTTGTTTGTTGGTTTACCAAAACATGGGCGCTGACATCTTTCTTTTTTCTCACAGACTTATTCCATATCGACCGTCATTTTTCCTCACTGACTTATTCCATATCGACCGTGCATGTTCTGATCgctccatcctgagattcaggggtATCCCCTGCGTCATAGCTATCTTTGCATCCAGAGATCAGCATTTTTTACTCCTAGCTCCTATGTcatatatcgagaggcggagtaatatgtaaagagatGTCCAACACCCGCACTTgaacagtggcgccggtgtgcaagggatagtagtcctagggctgatagtccgtgtaacaatagcccgcattgctgaatgttttggttagggttagcggtacaatagatcatgctgcttatttggtcaaatacaatgctaccggactatgactccagggggactatatccgctgtcacaccggtgtgaataaatctatcTGGGTCGTGCGTTCCATCGGCATTTCCACCTGCCATCACTCGATGACGTCTGACGTCACCAGAGCAATCGCCGTCTCGATCGCGGCATTCTCATTCGCTGAACAGACACCTGCCATTGATATAGCCTGATGGCTGCTAGCTAGCTGATCGTGGTgggaaaaaaacacgatttgatcAGTCATAACTCTCAGCTAGACAGGCGGAGCAgcataagctatcaattcatctgagcgcacccaacgtacgcgaaaacggaccactttcaatcgctcggtgcgcaaacttgaacttgaattaaaaaaaaattgccatgtgtgaatactactggctataaatttcaacaatcatgttacgtcacgtagactaGACTTGTTTAAAAAcaccacaaaagccaagtttccgcgcagttatgtcacttgttgtccgactcctgttTATCCGACCGTGACCTcgtatttgaccaatcagctttatattgtgagcattttcgtgtatgggtcaatgaatttgattgaaaatcacaatttgaatagatgagtggtttggtaacctctctgacataacgtactcaatacggggcgttgaatttggctgtactcctggtatgacagaccggttttgggaacacaagcgttcagttgtgtcgacgccaagtcgaagcactggttcaacattggtgagttcagcctaatttctccacaactttttctccccaaattttgcgactattgtctgatacaatgtacaatcttatcttatcttttcattttcatttcttgcagacgccagactCCTTGTCATGTCTAGGTCgcccaatgctgcccaaccggtttatcacaagatacgacgtgaacaccaccatggtgagttatttttctctatcgaaacttccttgatcgcacatatatgtattcttttgaaacttctcatctctgcagccatggcggatccagaaatttgggaaagaagcgggggggcgctgccccaccaatgagaactcatgatagacccgaaggtgcaatcctgaaaatgagggggagggttcttgaggagaggtgccctaaaatatcaaagagggatgactcatgcgggacccctaaatccgccactgctgtgaATATTTCCATactcggctcagctgacctttgaaaggaggacactgttagcccataccctatttatggtactatatcgttctggcagcaagaaattgagacgatcggtcatgtctgccatgttttatgacgtcacacgcaaCGTGCTTGGGGCAATGTGTCACGCGCTCATAACACtttctatctctgaaccaatcagcccttggtactgtgacatgtgatatgtatgacCTTGACCGGGtcagaaagataaggcatacaatcgaattagttcagagacatttacaaattacatgaagacatggcagaaattaccaatcgtctcggtgatcactaaatcctaaaggctgGAGAgaggtaattataatatgatctccaccgcccgacccgatgacgtcattaccggaattccgGGTGGCAACTTCTAGCTCATCGATTACTTCAGAACTGAAGTTGCCGCCATTGTGATGAAATACCTGGGGTATTTCCCACCcggaattccggtaatgacgtcatcgggtcgggcggtggagatcatattataattacctccctcttgcctttaggatttagtgatcaccaatcgtctcatttcacctctgtgctgccaactgtgCGACGATCGAGGATCAGTCGGAGATCAGCATCCCAGAGCTTTAataaaccctgccagttgttcccaggcttgtgttatgaaatgaccatggtttagtgataggcctacccgctcttgtattcagtggtattaaatggacaactgtggcatgatatggtggtttttcctacaaaaatggcttcagtagaaccgtgacttctcagtccaagcaggaaaattgaaatacatcattgaactgcaataaacagtgcacaaaaactgggtgtaaccttaggcctgcctgaatttcacaggtcatgtacaaaactgcctcgcacactggcgaaaatcgttatttgagataagtggcggcgcatggtgacaagcagaggtattatcttcctggccagggaaatcccacgcccaggttgtccctttaaagcttacatgcatgcataaaaaccctaagggccaaattagaaaagacggaaaggatgaagtggcgagagttccgagttcgaacccgctcgaggaatatttttaatttttttctttctctgtggcctgtctcgtcaatgaacttatgtttgtgcagtcaagtgagacctgtcgcagggtgtctatcatgtttcaagtgcagtttgtctttggtggtcgggcgtttgtgttttctatctttgccgtttgggtttttatgcatgcatgtcagctttaagtatgttttcgcgtggtcacgaagatgataaatgtgaataatgacaccaatgcattggccctgcggtcacgtggtggctttcaaagatatccttgtgccgtcggtaggaagctgctgaaagccgcagcaaaccagcagcaaacaaaagacgggctacttaaaatctctttcgggagcagtaataatctcgtcaccattgagttttacctataaCTCCTATAaaagtataaagatggtgtgcgaagataaatttcggccattttgttaccattttaatatcttactgtatgcgcctgcttaatcgcccgcccgcgaattttttcctgaacctttcgggcagtacagtgtacatttgtacacaggttctcagccaatcagaatccgataaatctgtgtcgtcatcggggcgtcatcatgaaactcagaagtaagcttgtattgttttgtgcttgttaatcaaatttgaagcatacagtatcaaaacatactggaggaagaccatacacacgaggcagtatcgaaagacaagtctcattgcagagaaacatattcctactggaggaagaccattcacatgagacaagtctcattgtatattcatgctcaatatgatatctgaagggctatcccttggatcttggagatgggctattgttattgtccttcctgtaggtatgttgcaggcagcagaaataactaaaGTATCTAAAATCAAGggaacaagggaaaagaaacgcgttaTAACAATAAAAtgtaaagagtaaaaaagaaaaagaaaaaatgtaGTCCACAATcggattcgaactcacgacctttggatcgaacatcgtattctgccatttctgacgagcgctctcccaactgctctaaagtttctaagacttctgacgtcatgtatttgtcgaaaacTGATTgactgaaagtccctgtacaaatgtacactatagtgcccaaaaggttcaggaaaaaaaaattcgcacccgcccttttcagatagacagttagcccatctatcacttcgatctatctaccgtagctgtcatggccaatactttttctttcagaagccccgacttgaactttcaagaaatggttgggtttggtcaagggactggtattggatctgatatatcatcattgttgtcacaccttttcgctaaaaatgatatcttgaaaatgcttggtattgctccttgtgaggtgttacccaacgttaatgacgcctgtctgtataagtggtacatacttgacacctatggcgaaggatgagccagttattttcgagtttgtactttgggtgcatctcgttcctcgggttgcattgcgcccgcgaccccataggagttcctggtcttgtctctccgcccccaaccccgataaactctgtgtaccgtgaacgaatgctcatcaggtcgacagttatttgacggcgtaaatccatccatattaactggcgctgcggctgcgctcaatagactccgttggggagtctgagcctgatagggtgtaccagtccagccggttatgtacggttggtatgctctatgatatggatctccagccacctgtcagctaggggcagaccccagtgtctcaaccctgggtctcagaggcggtaacttctagtcaggcagcgcgctatgtctggttaggcgacatgggttaccagggcatccacagccaaaatggtttgcacatggaggtcatcgcgaccgacttgtgagggggaagaagtgatgtccatggcggtttcaaattgatctgacgacccccgcgtcttctggacagggaggggttcatgtggccaaatcctgtcagctaaatcctatcgttagcatcgttcgcggtacatggaaaccaagggcatggaacccttttttt of Lineus longissimus chromosome 9, tnLinLong1.2, whole genome shotgun sequence contains these proteins:
- the LOC135493831 gene encoding cytochrome c oxidase assembly factor 5-like, producing the protein MPKYGIEEEDRPPSNVACSGLREDLKECLLKSDCVRLDKNTPLECLRQGHDAKVPSECHALRVAFFECKRSVLDMRTRFRGRKGY